The Polluticoccus soli sequence CCTGCTCTATGTCTTCCATGTTGATGCCCGATTCGATCTGCTTCGGATATAACAGTATAAAACTGTTGGTGGTGAAATAACTAGATAAATAATGAGGTAGTCTACTCAGCTGCGGTATGTACGAGCTGTTGCCTTTTCGGGAGGAAATGATGACAAACAGGTCATTTGTTTTCACTTCACCACTGAAGACCAGAAAATCGTCCCAATTGTTAAAGTCGTTGAAAGAAATGCTTAGTGCTTCACCGTTGTGTTGCGTAACTCCCTGAATAAACGAAAGCGTTTGTGTTTCGGCATAGAACGTTATCATCATACCACCCTCTTTTGCAAACGCCAATAGCTTGTGCAGCCAGTGAAGAAAACCTGCTTCTGTTTCGGCTTTTGGAGGCGCCACTACGACCAGGCGCTTTAGTGTGTTGAGCGGCTGAACTGGTTTATAGATGTACACCGTTTCAAAGGTATCCCTGATAATGGCTTCTGTTTTCTCTCCAAGAAATGTTTTTGCATCTGCACCTTTATGTAGACCAAGAACGATATCAGTGACGTTGTGTTCCCGGATCGAATACACAATACCGTTGCTTATACTGGAATCATATCGTGTAATCGAGATAATATTATTGCCTGAACCCGCGGCTTGCGAAACTGCCTTTTCGAGTATTTTTTGTCCTGTTCGTTTACTGGTATCAGAAATATTATCGTCATCGATTACATGGAGCCCGTACAAAGGCACTTCAGCTTTCTTTGGACGTAGTCTTATACCCAAGTCAACCAAGTCAGGCACTAGCTCTGAATAAGCTAAGGAGAGAAGGATCTTTTCATCACTTTCCGCTTCAGAAATTTCAGCCCCATCATTTTCCTCTAATGCAAGATCTTTCGAGGCTTTTTCAACTACAAAAGAACTGAGGGCGCAGCTAACGAGGATGAGAAGGATTGTGCCATTGAGCACGTCTTCATTTAATAATCTGATGGGCTCTCCAGCATCGGACTCACCGATGATGATATTGTAGCCGACAAGGATGATTGCCAGTGTGGCTGCCGCATGCGAAGAACTAAGTCCCTGGATAAGCTTACGCTCTATTTTTGAAAGGCCGAACACTTTTTGAGTGAACAGCGAAGCGAGGTAACGTGTGATGATGGATATGCAGATAATCACTGCTGCAACTTTCAGTGGGCCCCACCCCTTGGCAAATACGGCTATATCCACCAGCATGCCTATACTAATAAGGAAGAAGGGGATGAAGATCGCATTGCCTACAAAGTTTATTCGGTTCATGAGTGGTGATGAATGCGGCACAAAGCGATTTAAAACAAGGCCAGACAAAAATGCACCAATGATTGGTTCCAGCCCCGCAGCTTGTGCAAGAAATGAAGCCAGAAACACCATGGCAAGTATGAAGATGTATTGGGAAACGCTGTCTTCGTAGTTTTTAAAAAACCAGCGGGTGATTAGCGGAAAAATGAACAACACTATGGCTACAAAAATTACTGATGACACACTTAAACGGACCCAAAAAGCCGAAGAAACTTCTCCTTTTGCCATTCCTGCTATGGCTGCGAGCGTAAACAGAGCAAGTACATCGGTTATTAGCGTCCCGCCAATAGTGAGTGTAACTGCACGATTACGCGTTATGCCATATTTACTGGCGATGGGATATGAAACCAGTGTATGTGTTGACAGCATACTGGCCAGGAGCAGCGAAGAGATGAAACTATATTCGAGAAGGAAATAGCCAGCAACTGTGCCCAGCAACATGGGCAATAGAAAAACAGTCAACCCGAAAAATATAATTGTCTTCTTATTCTTTTTGAACTCCGCAATGTCCATTTCCAATCCTGCCAAAAACATGATGTATAGAAGTCCTACCGTCCCAAATAAAACAATACTACTATCACGATTCAGAAGGTTTAATCCGTAAGGTCCTACGATTACACCAGCAACAATGAGACCTATAATATGAGGGACTTTTATTTTGTTGAGCAGAATAGGAGCGAAAAGAATAATAAAAAGAACCAGTGAAAATATGATCACAGGACTTTTTAAAGGAAGAGAAAGATCTAATGCGGATAGTAATACCATACTTGAACTATTGGTGAATTACAATGCTTTTTCGGCAGACAGGGCGTAAACAATCTTGCAATCAGGTCGATTTATTTCCCTTGTCCCTTCCATGTTGCCCTTTTCAGTAAAAGAAAGCGAGACATTAATGGAATTTTCGTGAGCCAGGCGTAATCCATCACCGCTGTTATAATTGCCATTATATATGCGCGCTAACGTCTTGTCGGCATAGGCTTTCACAGTGACGGAATTGGCTTCACCATATTCTATATCCCAGTGTTCCACCTTGATATCACCTATTGCAGAACCCTCACAGGTTGTTTCAGTGCAGTTCATTTTCACCAACCATCTGCCGACGATCCTTGGCTCGTATTGGTTTGAGGAATCGGCAATTTTGTACGTACTGTCCCGGGACAGTTCCCTGGCGAGCAAAGCTTTTTCTTTTTCAGCCAGTTGTTGTTCCTTTAATAATAGCTTGGATTGCACTACCTCTATTTCCTGTTCTTTTCGAGCAATGGTCTGTTCTCGTTCTTTAAACCCGCAGCTGTGTAGGAAGATTGCCAAGAAGCAAAAGCAGAAAAAAAATCTCATGGAAAATTGTTTTTGCACCAAAGAGGTGTGTTCAAGGTACAAAAAGACACCCCCAGTAATGCTAAAATAATGTGAACATTATAAATTACAACAACTAAAGACACTGTGAGATTTATCCAACTTACACTTAACTGAATGAATACCAACGCTATAATGTGTATTGAGTTCCTTGAATAAAACGTCTAGAGTATTTCCATAATCAATAATTGAACAGCAGTGATCCAATTCATTTCAATTTCTCATTCAAAGAGGGCAAAAACCAATCGTGCGTTTCTTTTATGTAATACTGACATTCACCACTTAATAATCAGAAATCGCCCTTATCCCAATAGTTGCCCAGGCTAAATATAGACCTGAATAGCAACACGCTAATCTTTTGCAAACAGCATCGAGCCGATCACCCTGTCGGCTATATTCACTTATATGAGTGATGAACAGAAAAATGGCCTTTTTTCACAAGAACTCCTTGATAAGTTCAGGTATTTCCTTCACGACCATAGTTCTGAAAGAATGTGTCGTAACCTTCGAAAAGTCTTCTTTGACTATATGCGCCAGCAGCATGCCGGCCTGGACGTCCATTTTGACACCATACTTGACGACGTAGAGGCTCTGATGGATTTCCTTGACATCTGCTCAGATGAAACAAAAGACTGGAAGAACAAGCTCCAAAACACTTCATAAGAAGCGCAGAGAGTTATGCTGTATTTTCTTTACGTGCCACCATCCCACCTCACTTATTCGCACGGTTTCTTGGGAGACGGTTTTGCTCTCTTTAATCTCAAAAACCACTGAAAAGAAATACAAAAAAGGGCTGTTTAATTCAGCCCTTTTTATCGTATTCAGTCACGACGTAGCTTTTATACATTTATTGCCTTTCATCTTGATTATAGGCTCTACGCAGCTCGCCCTTGTCGCTCGACGTTTAAACCATCCAGAAACCCGCCTGGGTCTTTTTTAAACTCATCGAACATTAAAAATGTTTGCATCAAGCTATCTTCTTCACCTTTCAGATATTTTGCAATAACATGGTATGGATATACAAGCAGCGTCAAACCTTGAATAACCAAACCTACACGGCTGCCGACTAAATTTTCTTCATCGTCTGAAGGTATCCAACGTGCACCATGAGCTTCAACCATACATTGCCCAAAGGCCGTTCCCCAGCTCATTATTTTCGTGTTTCTATCCGCCACCTCAGCGTCGTTAAAACCATCTTTAATGCCATAGCTGAAATAACGTTCTATCCATTCTACCAATTCCTTACCATAATCGTGAGGGAACTTTGCTTGGTCCTTTATGGCATATACCATCTCAGTCATACGATTATGGAATGCCTCATCATCGTTATCGTGCCCCTCTTGCACAGCCGGAGTTGTAGCATGAGGCCGTTCCCACTCCACCGCCAGCTTAAAAGGATGAGCGCTCTTATCATTTAGGGATTCCATTTCTTCGGACATAGCCGGCATTGAGAACCTTTCTTTGCCTTCACAGTTTGGCAAGTCCTCTGTCGTTCCCGTTAAGAGCGACCTGATGCCCCAGAACGCAACCGCCAGGTTGAACTTATTGTCATCAAAGAGAAATCCTTCGACTTGCCGGAATGGATAAAAAGACAGCTTGTTATCCTTTACAGTAAACTCCAGCTTATAGTCCATCATATCTTCCGCATCGAGACACCATTTGCCATCGAAGGGTTTTACGAAACAATTGCCGTATAACGAGCTTATCCGAAGTATAACATTGGTTTGCTCTTCTTTCGTGAAACTGAGGTACTCTTCCCGGTAGCCTTTATTTATGACGTCGGTCAGTTCATTTACGTATTGCTCCCCAAAAGGTTGCCTAATACCTAAAAAGTCCTTTTCCATACCAGGAAGCAGTCCGCAATAGAGATACCGGCTATCAATCGTCATAGGCCGATCAGTTTCTGATGGTTCGTGTTGTTCGGTCAATCTTATCCATTCAGCAGCAACATCCATATTCTTGTCGCAGCCATCCGCCTTCTTAAATTCAAGAAAACGATATAGCAGTGATTTTGTTTCCGGATTCTCAAGAAAGGTCCTGGCCTCTTTGAAAGGAAAAATTTTCCGTTTGTCGCCATTTATTGAAAAATGCACAGAATAGTCCAATGGGTCATCGCTCGTAGCACTCCACTTGCCTCTAAAGCAAGTGACAAGGCAAGTGCCAAAAACTGCTCCAAACTGGAGATAGTATGCTTTTCTATGAGTGGTATCCGCCGTTCGGTATTCCTTTACCTCCTGCCCCTTCTCTAGTTGCGCCAAAATTCGTTCATTATATGGCGGTCGCAAGCCGCCATATCTACGATATACTTCCATTGCTGCCGCGACAACTCCGGCCGGGTCAAAAATATCGTTCTTCTTCTTTTTGTAACCACCTTTTACACGATTCATTGTTTTTAGCTGCGTTCGATCAGCTCACGTTTATTTGTTTCATAAATTCTCATCCAACTATACGGATGTGCTTTACCTTCGAGTACCTTCAATATTGCACTATCAATAAAACCCCTCTTGGGATGCTCAAGAAAAGTTTGAACAGTTGCGTACGGAGAAAAGGTTGAGCCGTCATGGTGCATTAACACCGGCAATTGTTCACCATCACCTTTATACCACCGAAAAAATGGATTGATGTTATTGATTATCTTCCCTAGATATATCCCAAAGTCGGTGATCAGGTAAGTCCTCAGCCAGGCTGGTGCCGTTTCGAATTGAACCTTCCAGGCTGCCTTGGCCATTAAATCTTCGAGGTCTTTGACATGAACGTCAGCAGGGACTTCATCTGATACTCTTGGCCCTAAATCCGCCACCTCATCTTGGTACTCTACGAATTTCTCTTTCTCTGTTTGCGTGACCAACTGCGCTACTATCTCGTCGGTCATTTGTTCTTGTTCTTTCATTCTATTATTGGTTTTCTTTTATTTGTTTTATAAGGTTTCTAAATGCTATCTTCAACGGGAACCGTTTCGGATCTGTAATGAACTTTGCTGCATCTTCAAACGGGTCATAATGAACCACTTGTTGCGGAAGGTCAATTACGACTTGTGCTTCGAAAATATTGCCGGTCTGCATTGACCAAGTGCCATTAAGCGCCTCTACGACGCACTGGCCTAGAATAATTGCCACTTTCAACACAAATGCATCGCGTTCTTCATTAGTTGTCTTTTTCTGTTTAAAAAATTTGGACTTCTCCAGATTCAATAACACGAACTGATCAAAAGGTCCTGTTATCTTTTCAGTCACTCTGTATATCACCAATGCAGACAAAATTTTTGCTGGCACTACGACTTGTTTATTCTCTTGTTTCATTTTAATAAATTGTTGTTTAACGTCCATATTTTCTATAAATTTTATAAACCGAAGATGCATGAATACTGTGTCAACGATTGAGATTTTGATGTTTTTATTTTCCCTTCCCTAAGGCTTTAGATTAGCAGGAATTTCTTGATGTTGCACGAGTAAATCGTTCGCCGTTCACTTTTGCTATCTTCATTGTATTGTCTTTCGAAGATGCCAGATTCTAAACTGCCGGGACTTGTTTTGAGGAAGTTTTATTCTATTCCCTCACTTGTTTCATTCACATCGTTTGTCGGTGCTTAATACAGACCAAATAAGTTCATCTCCTTGTTGTATCATTGAATCATAAACTGAAGGTATAGGGAACAGGATTCCCGAGTCTTTGTTGGAGAAAGTATTTTCCAACTTCCCAACAGATAATTATTTACCGTGTACGACATACTTCTTCCCCTCTATATCAAGCGCGCATTCAAATCCGATAGACTGAAAGAACGCTTGTAACAGGTCAATCACGACACCAGCATCTTGTCGCTTGACGAGGAAAGAATCATGCTTTGGCAAACAGAATATGCCGAGCTCCTTAATAGACCGATACAGGTTATCAATAAAGATGTTGGACTCTTGTTTCTGAAGTTCTACAGCAAACGCTTCGGAACCATTCGTCCTTTTAAACCCATCGATATGGTTAACCACATTGGGAAACATTTCTTTGAGCCACTCTTTCTGGGGACTATGATATTTGAAACTTGCGAAGGCCAGCGCCATCATCAGGTCCTTTGCATCTTTGCGGTCTAGATTCAGCCTCTTCCCTATTTCATCATACAACATGCCCGAGGCACAAAACTGATAATACTTCCTGACGTCCTGATAAAGTTCATACAGACCTTCTCTTTTCATCCAGAATGCATGGATAGCAAACTGGCTATTCTTGAGGTCTATCTCAACCAAATCATTGTCTTCTTTTATTGTTTTAAGGACATGCCGGGAAATGCCGGTCAGATTATGGTCAAGCCGATTGTTGGTCTCATTCCGGTCAGCATAGAACATTCTGTTCTCTAACATTGCTGTTTGCCACTTGCAACAATCGAGAAAGCCCATTTGTTTCTCATTTATTAAGCTGTCGAGGTCATCAATATAAAACTTCCTTTTATCCTGAATAAGGGACAGCTGTCGGCTTCTACACAAATCCAAGGCTTTTTCCCTTGTAGTAAAGTATTCTGTACCGGTAATGTTATTTACGACCTCAAAACTCCAGGTCAGAACATCTTCATCAACCAGAAGATCCGCGCCCATGCCAGCCGCGTGCTGCTTAGCTATTGCCATGATTCTTTCTGGTTGATATGATAGTACGCAGAGGTCCTTAATGACCATCTCTTCATAAATACGGGAACCAAACAGACCTTTACCATCACCTCCTTTAAAAAAGCGGCCACTAATAGGTATGGGAACAGGAGAAGAATAAGAATTAGAATCTTCTATTTCTTTATCGTTATTACTATCTGTATTGGAATCATCCCTTTGAGGAAGATGATTCCAAGATGCATTAATACTATCTTTTCTTTTCTCCTTATAAGTAACAATCACAAATTCGCCGGCGAGCAGTTCCGGATTTATCCTGTAAGATTTACATTCTCCTTTTCTCTTCGAAGTCCCCGGCTCATATCTTTCATCACATTCAATGATTTTCCGGTGCTTTAGAGCCTTGAGGAAATCATTGTAATAGTCATGGTTAAAGGTCTTATTGAAGTAATTCTTAGACAAAGGAACGAATGCACTGAGAGTCCTATGTTCAGTCATTGCTTTATGACTGATGATATCAACAAGCTTCAGGCACTTGTTTGTCATTATGTTCGACAGCACCATTGCTTCGATTGCCTCCACCAGTTTTTTAGGAAGGACCAGGTCAACCTCGACCTTTATCTTAGCTTTTGACGTCTTTGTCGGCTCGGGGACCTTTGTTGCTTTTGCTGTATTCTGCGCGTCTGGTAGAACGTAAAGATTTTTATGTATGTAATTCTCCATCACTGTTTCTTTCCAGCGATGTTAGCTGCAACGGATTTCCGAGGACTAGATTTTGGAAGTTTTTCCCTGGCTTCCCAGCATCAGAGGTCAAATGACCTGTCGAAGGTCAACATTGACCTCTATAAAACTGGCATAAAGGCTGTTCGGTTCCCCGTTATCAAGCTTTTGCAATGATGACAGCACATTATATACTATGAGGAAACCAAAGCCGAAATTCAGCTTTAAATGAAAAGTGTCAAGATTGACAGGGGATTTTATCTCAATATGTCGGCTTAGTAACGATACATGCTACGTTCTACGTATATCAATGAAGGGAGGAAATCTTATTCACCAAAGCCTGGAGAAACTGGGTGTCTAAGGCCTTCGTTGAATTGCCGATTGGGTCTATAATTCGATAATCTCGCTCCTCATCGAACTCAACGATCAAATTCCGGTCCTCAAAACTGACATGAAACTGATGAATATAACCGAGGCGTATAAACTTAGCATCGAGCTCAAAATCCTTGTTGTTGTGCCGGAACGATAAAGTGAACTTCTCTTCCATTGATGGTGCAAGTTCCGAAAAAGTTCAGAAAACTGGATAATGTCCTCACATGGCAGACACGCTATTCATCAACCTCATTATGTTTAAACACTATGAAGCGAAAGCGCCAGACCCGCAAAAAAAGTCAATAAAAGAAGTAGGATTATAATCCCTTTGAAAGTTGGATTCGAGTACCTCAGCTTCATTCCTAAGAAACTGAACTCCCAGTTCTCGGTGCTATCTCGTTTGTTGTCCATGTCAAAAACGCATTGGGGTTTGATGAAATCATTTGGTGCTATTTACATTATACCAACAAGTTCAAAAAAAGCAAACTCCTCCGATATTAAACCGACCACTTACCGAAAGGTCACATTATATATTTTCGTATTTTTGTGAAAAATGTACTATATGACAAACAAACAATTGGGCTCCCTCATTATCTTTTGCACCGTTCTCGTTATCGTGGTTGTAGCATTATCAACGCTAATCAACAAGGCGAGTAATGACAAAGTTTTGGCATACTTCACTGGCAACTTAGAAATCGATAGTGACCAAAATGAAAAGAAAGTTACCGAAGTAAAAGGCTTTGCTGCCCACATCAACAACTCTACTACGAGTGAACATCGCTAGTGGGTATTTTGAGAAGAAAGGTAGCACACGAGAGAGCTTTTTGATAGCCCTACAAAGGTCCCCCCACCTGTCCAAAAAATAAAAGGGAGACTCTTTCAAGTCCCCCCACCTTGATGCCTGCCATTAATTTGTTAGTTCACAGAGACGATTCCTGATCTGATTGCCTCCATGACAAGGTCAGTTCTATTCCTGACGCCGAATTTTTCAAACAAAAGGTCCCTAATTGAATCTACTCCACGGACGCTAATTTCAAGCTTCTCGGCAATCTCCACATAGTTGGCAGAAGTCACACAATGATTCAGAAATTCAACCTGCCTGGTTGTTAACCTCGGTACCGAAATTTCTCTGTTTTTAATGGCTGAAAACCGCTTCTCTTTGGCTATCGGTGAATAATAGAACTTATTTTTCTTGACGGTGCCTATTGCGTCTATCAGTTGTTTCACGGAGGCATTCCGGCCAATAAATCCATTTACCTTCTGAAAAATCAGCACATCAATAGTGTATTGGCTGTACGCTGAAACCACGACAAGAAGTCTCATCCTTGGCCAGCGAGATTTCAAATCCCGTATCAATTTGTAGGAGTTCGGAATGCTAAAGTCTATTATGCAAACCGATGGTCGGAGCTTTGACTTTGACAGCTGATTGATGAATTTGTCATTCGTAGTTGCTTTCGCAGCCACTTGGACTGTATCTGAAACCTCCAATGCAGTAACCAGGCTGTCCAAGAGCAGCATGTCCTTCATCGCCAAACCGACGATGATTTTTATATCCTTGAGGGCCATTCTATCGATTTTATGTGGTTAAGGATGACAGGACAAGGTGAACACAATATATTGATTATTAACTATAAAGCCACGCTTTATAGACAAATCCGGCGAAAGCCAACAATAGAAAGAAAACCCAGAATATAACTCTCTGTCTATCGTTCGCTTTCTGATACCATGCAATTATCAAGAACGGTATCGCCACGGCCGTAATCGCCAATAGACCAAACATGATTGCAATAATGATCCTGTCTGCCAATGTTGCATTAGGCTTCCCTCCCTTGTCAAATGGATTCAGTGCGCTCATGCTCCTTCCTTTTGATTGAATCCAATATAGATGCCCTGATCATTTAGCCCTCTATTACGTAGCTCATGACGCATCATTGTGGTGGCATCCAGTTCTCCGCTTAGGAATTTGACCAGCAACTTCGTACTCGTCATTCCAAAGGCAAAAATCGGGTTCTCTTCATCGGGCATTGTTCCATTGATTGCCGCTTCGTTCCACCCTTTGATTTGTTCTTTCGTTACCATTGTTTATTCGATTTATAGCGAGTTTAACAGGAAAAGGAACAAGCTGGCTCAGGGGAAATGCTAAAAATTGCAAGTGAATTGCAAAGAAAAAGGGAGCAAATTTGCTCCCTCCATATTTCCGTAAAACAGCCTTCAATTTATGGCACCACTATCATCCGTTTAGCTTCTGATCTTTGACCATTGCTCCTTAAACTGTAGTAATAAACGCCACTGGTAAAACTGGAATTATCTAGACGAATGCTGTTAAAGGTTCCATCAACTTGAAAACTCTTAACTATTTGACCATTTGTATTATAAACATCAATCTGACCTTCCCTAGTACCAACCGGCAATTCATACTTAATTTCCACGTTGCCATTTGATGGGTTTGGTATTGGCTCGCCTAATGAACCACCATTTCCTGGCTGAAGCACTTTACCTAATCCCAGGCCATTTCCACATTTATCACAAGGTATTGAGCCTGGCAGCGCATAAACCTCCCATTTATTCGGGATTTTCTGTACAAGCAACTTGTAGTCATTCCCAGTAGTGAATATGTTATGGTCACTAGTAGAATCAATCGTATAGAGTGTCCCGCCGTTTTCGCTCAAAACGATCATTTTAGGTATAACTCCGCTCGTGGCGGGACTGAAACGTACCAACAGTTCAACTGCAGCATCGAGGTTAAAAAGTCTTTCAGAAATATAGCTATGAGACCAGGTAGAATATCCAGCTGGCAGTGTAACATTAATTGTCTTCCAGATTGAATGGTCAAGATTATACAGACGAACTTGGTTCGCCTGCAGGTCGCGTAAAGCATACTTGTGTCCCGATATTTCAAGTCTGATGACTTGTAGGTCATTATCATTGGCGTTCCCACCATTATTGACCGGGTAAGATTTTTCTAACGTAATCTGTGCGGAAAGATTGAATGCCGCAAATAAACTCAACGCCGTAACGATGTACTTTTTCATAAAATGGTTTAGATAGTGAAACGCCTACTCTAAACAGTTTTCGGCTGCCCTGTAAGTCGAAAATAGCCCAAAAAACAATATTGAGGCAAATTTGCCTCAATATAAACGTTACGCGTTCTTTCATTTTGTCCCGTGGGCAACTATTATAAGAACACGGACATCATGCTGAAGTTTGGGAAACGGGTCAGGGAGATTCGTGAGAAGAAAGGTATTTCCCAGCAGGAGCTTGCCCACCTATGCCAATTAGAGTATAGTCAAATCAACAGGATAGAACTTGGCAAAATAAACACCAGCATTTCCCATGTCTTTCTTTTAGCTGAAAACCTGGAAGTTTCAATACAGGAACTGCTTAAGTTCAAATAAAAAGCCCCGGCGATCGCCAGGGCTTTAAAATGAAAACACAAACCTACATCATCACATTGCTATTGTCCAGTAGCAGTCTAGTTGGCAGTTTTATTATAAATGTTTCTTTGTTGCCGAAACTGCGCATATAGCTTTTGCTGGCGTATACGTCCAGTAAGTATTTCAATTTCTTCGTTGCTATGTAGGCTTTCCGAATGCCGAAATCAAGCAACATCAGCGGTGCTTTGCTTCTGTAAGCAATCCCAATTCTTACATTGCCATTGCACGTGGTCATCACTTCAAATTCAATGTACTTACCGTAATCTCTTTCGATTTCCCGATACTCTCTCAGGCGTCTGCGCTTCTGCATCGGGTCATCCAGGTAATCAGCAGGATAACCAAACAGCTCGATTTCTAGTTCCTCGTCACTTTCAGGTTTTGCCAGTAGCTGGCGGATCATTTCATCGACAATCTGATCGGGATTCAGCTCCGATTTTGTGTTCTCTTGTTCCATTAATCTTTAAATAGCTTAAGAAACGGCAAACCTGGTTGCTCCGACACCTTTTATTTCCAAGTCGGTGATTTATACAACACCTCATCCTTGAGATGACCGAAGATTGCTTTGGCCAATGATGGAGGCAGAGCGTTACCAGGCAGGCTTTTTTGCCACACAATCGGCAGATGGTCCAGGCAATAGTGCTCCATCTCAACGAGCTTTAGTCTTTCTGCAGACCTAAACTGCCGTCGATTCCCATTTTCAAATGTCCAGGTATCATCGTGGGCTGTTAAAGTCACAAACATTTGAGTGTCCGAGGACTTATATCGCTTGACGGATTGCCCGCTTGCGAAGCCATCCAGGTATGGGAACAGTGCCTTAAAAGAAACCTTTGAATAATCAGGCACACTGGGAGCGGGAAACGAAGGCATTATATCAAGATCTTTGCGAACGCCTATCACAATCAGCCGCTTCCTAATTTGACGCGCACCATATTCACTCGCATCCAGCACAGCGCTAATAACGATATAATCCTTCATTGAGCGTAGACGCATTTCAAATTCTGCCATTAGCCATCTATTTTTCACATCATCAACTCCATCTACGTTTTCAATAACGAACGTAGCCGGATGAATTTCGTCAATGAGGCGTAGCTGGTCAACGAAACAATAGGCATCAGGTGATAACGACATGTCGTAATTGTTCGACCGCGAAATGGCTTTACAACTTGATGTTGAGAGGACACAATCTATTCCATCCATAATAAGTTCACCTTGCCCGTTTTCAACTATGTACTCGTAGACGTTTTTGCCTGTAAGTTGCGTAGCATCAGCAACGAGATACAGTCCCTCGTCGTTGTGCTGGAAAAATACGTCAGCACACGTTGGCTGTATGTCGCAGGAAAATATATTTTTCCACCCTGCTCGTTCTGCACCAACCTCACCGCATCTAAGGCCTGAATAAAACCCTATCAATATGGGGATACGTTTAATTTTTAAACCAATCGATTTTTTCATTTTTACCTCCTTGTTTATTAACGTTTAAAAATTCCAGGCAGCGTCTGAAGTCAACACCCATAAGATGCAAGCTTCCAATTCCTGGTATTTGAATTATATAATGAAAGGTTTCACCATGGTCGGGACTTGAAGGGCTGAAAATCGCTTCGCCTAATGCGCTCCCATCGAGATAAGCCATAACAATCTCACCTTCCCACGCAAGAACAATCTCCCCGTATCCCTCCACGAC is a genomic window containing:
- a CDS encoding cation:proton antiporter; this encodes MVLLSALDLSLPLKSPVIIFSLVLFIILFAPILLNKIKVPHIIGLIVAGVIVGPYGLNLLNRDSSIVLFGTVGLLYIMFLAGLEMDIAEFKKNKKTIIFFGLTVFLLPMLLGTVAGYFLLEYSFISSLLLASMLSTHTLVSYPIASKYGITRNRAVTLTIGGTLITDVLALFTLAAIAGMAKGEVSSAFWVRLSVSSVIFVAIVLFIFPLITRWFFKNYEDSVSQYIFILAMVFLASFLAQAAGLEPIIGAFLSGLVLNRFVPHSSPLMNRINFVGNAIFIPFFLISIGMLVDIAVFAKGWGPLKVAAVIICISIITRYLASLFTQKVFGLSKIERKLIQGLSSSHAAATLAIILVGYNIIIGESDAGEPIRLLNEDVLNGTILLILVSCALSSFVVEKASKDLALEENDGAEISEAESDEKILLSLAYSELVPDLVDLGIRLRPKKAEVPLYGLHVIDDDNISDTSKRTGQKILEKAVSQAAGSGNNIISITRYDSSISNGIVYSIREHNVTDIVLGLHKGADAKTFLGEKTEAIIRDTFETVYIYKPVQPLNTLKRLVVVAPPKAETEAGFLHWLHKLLAFAKEGGMMITFYAETQTLSFIQGVTQHNGEALSISFNDFNNWDDFLVFSGEVKTNDLFVIISSRKGNSSYIPQLSRLPHYLSSYFTTNSFILLYPKQIESGINMEDIEQVDSSLIETISDQVEAIGNVGKYLRGIFKK
- a CDS encoding LuxR C-terminal-related transcriptional regulator, translated to MALKDIKIIVGLAMKDMLLLDSLVTALEVSDTVQVAAKATTNDKFINQLSKSKLRPSVCIIDFSIPNSYKLIRDLKSRWPRMRLLVVVSAYSQYTIDVLIFQKVNGFIGRNASVKQLIDAIGTVKKNKFYYSPIAKEKRFSAIKNREISVPRLTTRQVEFLNHCVTSANYVEIAEKLEISVRGVDSIRDLLFEKFGVRNRTDLVMEAIRSGIVSVN
- a CDS encoding T9SS type A sorting domain-containing protein; the protein is MKKYIVTALSLFAAFNLSAQITLEKSYPVNNGGNANDNDLQVIRLEISGHKYALRDLQANQVRLYNLDHSIWKTINVTLPAGYSTWSHSYISERLFNLDAAVELLVRFSPATSGVIPKMIVLSENGGTLYTIDSTSDHNIFTTGNDYKLLVQKIPNKWEVYALPGSIPCDKCGNGLGLGKVLQPGNGGSLGEPIPNPSNGNVEIKYELPVGTREGQIDVYNTNGQIVKSFQVDGTFNSIRLDNSSFTSGVYYYSLRSNGQRSEAKRMIVVP
- a CDS encoding helix-turn-helix domain-containing protein encodes the protein MLKFGKRVREIREKKGISQQELAHLCQLEYSQINRIELGKINTSISHVFLLAENLEVSIQELLKFK
- a CDS encoding DNA cytosine methyltransferase — its product is MKKSIGLKIKRIPILIGFYSGLRCGEVGAERAGWKNIFSCDIQPTCADVFFQHNDEGLYLVADATQLTGKNVYEYIVENGQGELIMDGIDCVLSTSSCKAISRSNNYDMSLSPDAYCFVDQLRLIDEIHPATFVIENVDGVDDVKNRWLMAEFEMRLRSMKDYIVISAVLDASEYGARQIRKRLIVIGVRKDLDIMPSFPAPSVPDYSKVSFKALFPYLDGFASGQSVKRYKSSDTQMFVTLTAHDDTWTFENGNRRQFRSAERLKLVEMEHYCLDHLPIVWQKSLPGNALPPSLAKAIFGHLKDEVLYKSPTWK